A part of Thermotoga petrophila RKU-1 genomic DNA contains:
- a CDS encoding NADH:flavin oxidoreductase — protein sequence MKKRFKYRTLEEMRWEAITLGMDLPLLDDFDVFRDPVDLGLKTIPNRFVDQPMEGNDAQLDGTPGPLTLRRYRRLAEGGAGVIWVEAIAISREARGNDRQLMLTEETVNSFRSFVAEIKSASLKTNNFEPYVVAQLTHPGRFGKNRKILFHDKFLDEKYGITEDFPLMSDEELDSLKEQYLRAAKFAKIAGFDAVDIKACHRYLLSELLAAHTREGKYGGSYENRTKLLKDIVRLVREEVEIDITVRLNLSDFIPYPYGWGSTEEGTLDFTEPGRLLKELEELGVKIINVTASTPYLKPHINRPYDEMGKYNPPEHPIVGAMRLLNLAKLAKETLSRTLVVASGFTWFRQFAPYVAAGMLKNSWCDLVGFGRMTFAYPDYPKDILTKGELDPKKVCITCNKCAELKAAGESCGCVVRDSEVYLPIYRKMEENKKS from the coding sequence GTGAAAAAAAGGTTCAAATACAGAACACTCGAAGAGATGCGCTGGGAAGCTATTACGTTGGGAATGGATCTTCCACTGTTGGATGATTTCGATGTTTTCAGAGATCCTGTTGATCTTGGTTTAAAGACAATACCGAACAGGTTCGTTGATCAACCCATGGAAGGAAACGACGCACAGCTCGATGGAACCCCTGGTCCCCTCACACTGAGACGTTACAGAAGACTCGCCGAAGGTGGAGCTGGTGTGATATGGGTGGAAGCCATCGCCATTTCTAGGGAAGCGAGGGGAAACGACAGACAACTAATGTTAACAGAAGAAACTGTGAACTCTTTCAGAAGCTTTGTTGCAGAGATAAAAAGTGCTTCCTTGAAAACAAACAACTTTGAACCGTACGTTGTAGCCCAGCTTACCCATCCTGGAAGATTTGGAAAGAACAGAAAGATTCTCTTCCACGATAAATTCTTGGATGAAAAATACGGTATAACAGAAGATTTCCCCCTCATGTCCGATGAAGAACTGGACAGCTTGAAAGAACAGTACCTGAGAGCTGCAAAATTCGCAAAAATAGCTGGATTCGATGCGGTTGATATCAAAGCGTGTCACAGATACCTTCTTTCCGAACTACTTGCAGCACACACACGCGAGGGAAAATATGGGGGTTCCTACGAAAACAGAACAAAACTTCTGAAAGACATCGTAAGACTCGTTAGAGAGGAAGTCGAAATAGATATTACCGTGCGATTGAACCTTTCTGACTTCATTCCTTACCCATACGGATGGGGATCGACAGAAGAAGGAACACTCGATTTCACAGAACCTGGAAGACTTCTGAAAGAACTGGAAGAACTCGGTGTGAAAATAATCAACGTGACCGCTTCCACACCGTATCTGAAACCTCATATAAACAGACCGTATGATGAAATGGGAAAGTACAATCCCCCTGAGCATCCCATCGTTGGAGCCATGAGACTTCTGAACCTGGCGAAACTGGCCAAAGAAACTCTTTCAAGAACGCTCGTTGTTGCGAGCGGCTTCACCTGGTTCAGACAGTTCGCACCCTACGTTGCAGCCGGTATGCTGAAGAACAGCTGGTGCGACCTTGTGGGTTTTGGAAGAATGACATTCGCTTATCCAGACTATCCAAAAGACATACTGACAAAGGGGGAACTCGATCCGAAGAAGGTCTGTATCACCTGTAACAAATGTGCAGAACTGAAAGCCGCGGGAGAAAGCTGTGGTTGCGTTGTCAGAGACAGTGAAGTGTACCTTCCCATATACAGAAAGATGGAGGAGAACAAGAAATCATGA
- a CDS encoding FAD-dependent oxidoreductase: MRESVVKLNEHTLRIFSLNTIVVGSGAAGLNAVDRVFSFGQKDVALLTDNLKWGTSRNTGSDKQTYYKLTLAGNVPDSVYELAETLFNGGSMDGDIALVEAALSARAFFRLVELGVPFPHSRYGEYVGYKTDHDPKQRATSAGPLTSYYMCEKLLEEIRRKGIKIFEGYQAIGILTDRNEEKTIGLIALDLNNLYDPEKRYVLFNVKNIIYATGGPAGMFYFHSVYPPVHFGATGIAFEAGVMGKNLTEWQFGIASKKFRWNLSGTYQQVIPRYVSTDENGNDEREFLEEYFPDPSTMLNAIFLKGYQWPFDVRKIKNYGSSLIDILVFYETVIKGRRVWLDFTRNPSWGSKNGELDFSLLGKEAYEYLKNSGALFGRPIDRLEKMNGPAIEVYLQHGIDLRKEYLEIGVCAQHNNGGLHGNIWWESNLKHFFPVGEVNGSHGVYRPGGSALNSGQVGGVRAAQYIVENYSGDPLCEEEILEEAKDQILKKIELGESFVKRITGKSNVSSILKEISERSMRSMGIVRSLEEARKGKNETLRDFNNLIEKVELSSIRQLPFAFRLYDVLLTQYVYLSAVENYIESGGKSRGSYIVHDPTGELPIPNLPEMFRYSLAGESFNKKIQRVRCKENRCEFFWDPVKEIPREDTWFETVWNSFMRREVLR; the protein is encoded by the coding sequence ATGAGAGAGTCGGTTGTTAAGTTAAACGAACACACCCTGAGAATTTTCTCTCTCAATACTATCGTGGTGGGTTCTGGTGCTGCGGGTTTGAATGCGGTAGACAGGGTTTTCTCTTTTGGTCAGAAAGATGTGGCACTTTTAACGGACAACCTGAAATGGGGAACATCCAGAAACACTGGCTCTGACAAGCAAACATACTACAAGCTCACGCTCGCAGGTAATGTACCTGATTCCGTTTATGAACTTGCTGAAACATTGTTCAACGGAGGAAGTATGGACGGTGACATCGCACTCGTTGAAGCTGCCCTTTCGGCCCGGGCGTTTTTCAGGCTCGTGGAACTTGGGGTTCCTTTTCCCCATTCGAGGTACGGTGAGTACGTTGGATACAAGACAGATCATGATCCCAAACAGCGCGCTACCTCTGCAGGTCCTCTGACTTCCTATTACATGTGCGAAAAACTCCTGGAGGAGATCAGAAGAAAGGGTATAAAGATCTTTGAAGGTTACCAGGCGATTGGTATCTTAACAGACAGAAACGAAGAAAAAACAATTGGTCTCATCGCGCTCGATCTGAACAACCTCTATGATCCGGAAAAGAGATACGTTCTCTTCAACGTGAAAAACATAATCTATGCAACCGGTGGACCTGCGGGAATGTTCTATTTCCACTCGGTTTATCCTCCTGTGCATTTTGGAGCCACTGGTATCGCTTTCGAAGCGGGGGTTATGGGGAAGAATCTGACGGAATGGCAGTTTGGAATCGCTTCCAAAAAGTTCAGATGGAACCTGTCTGGTACCTATCAACAGGTCATACCGAGGTACGTTTCTACGGATGAAAATGGAAACGATGAAAGAGAGTTCCTTGAAGAGTACTTCCCGGATCCTTCCACGATGCTGAACGCCATTTTTCTGAAAGGTTACCAGTGGCCGTTCGATGTGAGAAAGATAAAAAACTACGGTTCCTCTCTGATAGATATCCTCGTGTTCTACGAAACAGTAATCAAAGGTAGAAGGGTCTGGTTGGATTTCACAAGAAACCCCAGCTGGGGAAGCAAAAACGGGGAACTGGACTTCTCCCTTCTTGGAAAAGAAGCGTACGAATACCTGAAAAATTCAGGTGCTCTCTTCGGTCGACCCATAGACAGGCTTGAAAAAATGAACGGACCCGCGATAGAAGTCTATTTACAGCACGGAATAGATCTGAGAAAAGAATACTTAGAAATCGGAGTCTGCGCCCAGCATAACAACGGAGGTCTTCATGGAAACATTTGGTGGGAAAGCAATCTGAAACATTTCTTCCCGGTGGGAGAAGTGAACGGATCCCATGGAGTATACAGACCCGGTGGTAGCGCTCTGAACTCTGGACAGGTGGGAGGAGTGAGGGCCGCCCAGTACATAGTAGAGAACTACTCTGGTGATCCTCTGTGCGAAGAGGAAATTCTGGAAGAGGCGAAAGATCAAATCCTCAAAAAAATTGAACTGGGCGAAAGTTTTGTGAAAAGAATCACTGGAAAATCCAATGTGTCATCCATTCTCAAAGAGATAAGCGAGCGTTCCATGAGAAGTATGGGTATAGTGAGATCTCTTGAAGAAGCGAGAAAAGGGAAAAACGAGACCCTCAGAGATTTCAATAATCTGATTGAAAAAGTAGAACTCTCCTCTATAAGACAACTTCCTTTCGCATTCAGACTTTACGACGTTCTTCTCACACAATACGTGTATCTTTCAGCAGTTGAAAATTACATAGAATCGGGTGGAAAGAGTAGAGGTTCTTACATCGTTCACGATCCGACCGGAGAACTTCCCATCCCGAATCTACCAGAGATGTTCAGATACAGCCTGGCTGGCGAATCTTTTAACAAGAAAATTCAGAGAGTTCGTTGCAAAGAAAACAGGTGTGAATTTTTCTGGGATCCTGTGAAGGAAATTCCAAGGGAAGATACCTGGTTCGAAACGGTATGGAATAGCTTCATGAGGAGAGAAGTTCTCAGATGA
- a CDS encoding Gfo/Idh/MocA family protein: MKEVSVVLVGIGGYGNKYVEYILREGREKGVRISGVVDPYPQNSRFYDELRSLNVPMYNTLEEFYSHHTADLAIISSPIHYHCEQTCTAVRNGSHVLCEKPAAATVKEVKKMIECREKYGKIVAIGYQWSYNPAVLKLKEDILAGKFGKPVLFKTLVLWPRDTAYYRRNSWAGKLKVNNRWVLDSVAGNATAHFLHNMLFLLGEKMEESAYPESIVAELYRANDIESFDTCALKMTVRKIPVLFFATHAVKERKGPVFEYRFEKARVICNYPEYPESEENLLVVYEDGRKEIYGPTDHGSMRKLWVVVDAVRGQKEFICTLESAMAHTIAINEAHVSMKEIQDFPTELKRVEGEPPLIWVEGLKEAMERAYEEEKIFSELNLPWAKRGEEVKLENFEGLEGEITC, from the coding sequence ATGAAAGAAGTCTCTGTGGTTCTCGTAGGCATCGGGGGTTACGGTAACAAATATGTAGAGTACATACTGAGAGAAGGAAGAGAAAAAGGTGTTCGAATATCTGGTGTGGTAGATCCGTATCCACAGAACAGCAGGTTCTATGATGAACTCCGTTCGTTAAACGTTCCTATGTACAACACACTCGAAGAATTTTACTCTCACCATACAGCAGATCTTGCTATCATTTCTTCTCCTATCCATTATCACTGCGAGCAAACCTGTACGGCAGTCAGAAACGGAAGTCACGTGCTCTGTGAAAAACCCGCTGCAGCTACTGTAAAGGAAGTAAAAAAGATGATCGAATGCAGAGAAAAATACGGAAAGATCGTAGCGATAGGTTATCAGTGGTCCTATAATCCTGCGGTTCTCAAGCTCAAGGAGGATATTCTCGCTGGAAAATTTGGAAAGCCGGTTCTTTTTAAAACTCTTGTCCTCTGGCCAAGAGATACGGCTTATTACAGAAGAAACTCCTGGGCAGGAAAATTGAAGGTGAACAATCGATGGGTTTTAGACAGTGTGGCGGGAAACGCTACAGCACACTTTCTCCACAACATGCTTTTCTTGCTGGGTGAAAAAATGGAAGAAAGTGCGTATCCTGAAAGTATAGTTGCGGAGCTCTACAGAGCCAACGACATAGAAAGTTTCGACACCTGTGCTTTGAAAATGACTGTGAGAAAGATACCCGTTCTTTTCTTCGCAACACACGCTGTAAAAGAACGTAAAGGACCTGTTTTTGAATACAGATTTGAAAAGGCCCGGGTCATATGTAATTACCCGGAATATCCTGAAAGTGAAGAGAATCTTCTCGTTGTTTATGAAGATGGCAGAAAAGAGATTTACGGTCCAACAGATCACGGTAGTATGAGAAAACTCTGGGTTGTGGTAGATGCAGTGAGGGGGCAAAAGGAATTCATCTGTACCCTTGAATCGGCCATGGCCCACACAATTGCTATAAATGAAGCACACGTTTCCATGAAAGAAATCCAGGATTTTCCAACAGAACTGAAAAGAGTAGAGGGAGAACCTCCTCTGATTTGGGTAGAAGGATTAAAAGAGGCCATGGAGAGAGCCTACGAGGAGGAAAAAATCTTTTCTGAACTGAATCTACCGTGGGCGAAGCGTGGTGAAGAAGTAAAGCTTGAAAACTTCGAGGGGCTCGAAGGGGAGATAACATGCTGA
- a CDS encoding Gfo/Idh/MocA family protein has protein sequence MLKICVIGSSGHFRYALEGLDEECSVTGIAPGVPEEDLSKLEKAISEMNIKPKKYNNWWEMLEKEKPDILVINTVFSLNGKILLEALERKIHAFVEKPIATTFEDLEKIRSVYQKVRNEVFFTAMFGIRYRPHFLTAKKLVSEGAVGEIRLVNTQKSYKLGQRPDFYKKRETYGGTIPWVGIHAIDWIHWITEKKFLSVYATHSRLHNSGHGELETTALCHFTLEDEVFASLSIDYLRPHGAPTHDDDRMRIVGTKGIVEVINERVFLTDEKGHREVPLVEKGQIFEDFLREIRGQGKCMVTPEDSILTTEIALKARLSADTGQIVRI, from the coding sequence ATGCTGAAGATATGCGTAATTGGCTCCTCTGGTCATTTCAGATATGCTTTAGAAGGACTCGACGAGGAGTGTTCCGTTACCGGAATCGCACCAGGGGTACCAGAAGAAGATTTGTCAAAGCTGGAAAAAGCTATATCTGAAATGAACATAAAACCGAAGAAATACAACAACTGGTGGGAAATGTTAGAAAAAGAAAAACCCGATATTCTGGTTATAAATACCGTTTTTTCTCTGAACGGAAAGATCCTGCTAGAAGCTTTAGAGAGAAAAATCCATGCCTTCGTAGAGAAACCCATAGCTACCACCTTCGAAGATCTGGAAAAGATCAGGTCTGTCTATCAGAAGGTGAGGAACGAGGTTTTCTTCACAGCCATGTTTGGTATCAGATACCGGCCACATTTTCTCACCGCCAAAAAACTTGTCAGTGAAGGTGCTGTGGGTGAAATCAGACTCGTGAACACACAGAAGTCATACAAACTCGGACAAAGACCAGATTTTTACAAAAAGAGGGAAACATACGGAGGGACCATTCCCTGGGTTGGAATACACGCGATTGACTGGATCCACTGGATCACCGAAAAAAAATTTCTCTCCGTTTATGCTACTCACTCACGTCTTCACAATTCAGGCCATGGAGAACTCGAAACGACGGCACTCTGCCACTTCACATTGGAAGACGAAGTTTTCGCATCCCTTTCCATAGATTATCTCAGACCCCATGGTGCCCCTACCCACGACGACGACAGAATGAGAATAGTGGGGACCAAGGGAATCGTCGAGGTCATTAATGAAAGAGTGTTTCTCACTGACGAGAAAGGACACAGAGAAGTACCACTCGTTGAAAAAGGGCAGATTTTCGAAGATTTCTTGAGGGAAATTCGTGGTCAAGGAAAGTGCATGGTAACCCCGGAAGACTCTATTCTCACCACCGAGATCGCATTGAAAGCAAGACTTTCAGCAGATACAGGGCAAATCGTTAGGATTTGA
- a CDS encoding AEC family transporter, whose translation MLYTTFSAIIPSFLIILIGYTLGKVFSEETMGLASKVAIWVMVPTVTFTFINEYTPSFSTLGEFGLGVAIIFVIFYLYSRLFKEKKEVIHVTAVTANVGYLGYPILLSLWGEEALSLGVVYATLNIIMFSAVLPMFLGEKVNIKNLFRLPYVYALIAGFLTGKLGWSFRELPEWLVNAILMLKQSAIPYLLLYVGLSVSKLKLGRHLSKIGGIIVVNKLFLAPLIALVFALIYGLEGLTAKVFVLETAMPAAVNAVVLTSALDGDSETVGYGVTLTTFFAIFTLPVWAVILERIFS comes from the coding sequence ATGCTCTATACGACGTTCTCGGCGATAATTCCTTCTTTTCTCATAATCCTCATCGGCTACACTTTGGGGAAAGTTTTTTCTGAAGAAACAATGGGTCTTGCTTCAAAAGTTGCAATCTGGGTCATGGTTCCAACGGTAACGTTTACCTTTATAAACGAATACACTCCCAGTTTTTCAACTCTTGGAGAATTCGGACTTGGAGTGGCTATTATTTTTGTTATCTTCTATCTTTATTCCAGACTCTTCAAGGAGAAAAAAGAAGTGATTCACGTCACCGCAGTTACCGCAAACGTTGGCTATTTGGGATATCCTATCCTTCTTTCTTTGTGGGGAGAAGAAGCACTTTCTCTCGGAGTGGTTTACGCCACCCTGAACATCATCATGTTCTCCGCAGTTCTTCCCATGTTCCTTGGTGAGAAAGTGAACATTAAAAATCTGTTCAGACTTCCTTACGTGTACGCTCTGATTGCAGGATTTCTAACCGGAAAATTGGGCTGGAGTTTTCGAGAACTTCCCGAATGGCTTGTAAATGCTATTTTGATGTTGAAGCAATCTGCCATACCGTACCTTCTTCTTTACGTGGGATTGTCTGTTTCCAAACTGAAACTGGGAAGACATCTTTCGAAGATTGGCGGGATCATCGTTGTGAATAAGCTCTTCCTTGCCCCCCTCATTGCACTGGTTTTCGCTCTGATTTACGGTCTTGAAGGACTCACAGCCAAGGTTTTCGTGCTGGAAACCGCGATGCCTGCTGCTGTGAACGCAGTGGTTCTCACTTCTGCCCTCGATGGAGACAGTGAAACAGTGGGTTACGGTGTTACTCTCACCACTTTCTTTGCCATCTTCACTCTTCCTGTCTGGGCTGTCATCTTAGAGAGAATATTCAGTTGA
- a CDS encoding glycerol dehydrogenase, whose protein sequence is MITTTIFPGRYVQGAGAIDILEEELSRFGGRAFVVIDDFVDKNVLGENFFSSFINVRVNKQIFGGECSDEEIERLSGLVEEETDVVVGIGGGKTLDTAKAVAYKLKKPVVIVPTIASTDAPCSALSVIYTPNGEFKRYLFLPKNPDVVLVDTEIVAKAPARFLVAGMGDALATWFEAESCKQKYAPNMTGRLGSMTAYALARLCYETLLEYGVLAKRSVEEKSVTPALEKIVEANTLLSGLGFESGGLAAAHAIHNGLTVLENTHKYLHGEKVAIGVLASLFLTDKPRKMIEEVYSFCEEVGLPTTLAEIGLDGVSDEDLMKVAEKACDKNETIHNEPQPLTSKDVFFALKAADRYGRMRKNLT, encoded by the coding sequence ATGATAACAACCACCATATTTCCAGGTAGATATGTTCAGGGGGCAGGTGCTATCGACATTCTAGAAGAAGAACTTTCTCGTTTTGGAGGAAGGGCATTTGTGGTGATCGATGATTTTGTGGACAAAAACGTGCTAGGAGAAAATTTCTTCAGCTCTTTTATAAACGTCAGGGTAAACAAACAGATCTTTGGTGGAGAGTGTTCAGACGAAGAGATAGAGAGACTTTCAGGTCTTGTTGAAGAAGAAACAGACGTGGTGGTGGGCATAGGTGGCGGAAAAACACTCGATACCGCTAAAGCGGTCGCCTATAAGTTGAAGAAGCCTGTTGTGATTGTTCCAACTATTGCCTCTACAGATGCTCCATGCAGTGCCCTTTCCGTGATTTACACACCAAACGGGGAGTTCAAAAGATACCTGTTTTTGCCAAAGAATCCAGATGTCGTTCTAGTAGACACGGAGATTGTAGCGAAAGCCCCCGCGAGATTTCTCGTTGCCGGAATGGGAGATGCCCTTGCCACGTGGTTTGAGGCAGAATCTTGTAAACAGAAATATGCTCCAAATATGACGGGAAGACTTGGTTCGATGACAGCCTACGCACTCGCAAGACTTTGCTATGAGACACTTTTAGAATACGGTGTACTCGCGAAAAGGTCGGTGGAGGAAAAGTCTGTCACACCTGCCCTTGAAAAAATCGTTGAGGCGAACACCCTTTTAAGTGGTCTGGGATTCGAAAGTGGAGGACTGGCAGCTGCACATGCTATTCACAACGGTCTCACCGTTCTGGAAAATACCCACAAGTATTTACACGGGGAAAAAGTGGCCATAGGAGTTCTCGCATCACTGTTTTTGACTGACAAACCCAGAAAGATGATCGAAGAGGTCTACTCTTTCTGTGAAGAAGTGGGATTACCTACTACTCTGGCAGAGATAGGACTTGATGGTGTTTCGGACGAGGATCTGATGAAAGTGGCTGAGAAAGCCTGTGACAAGAATGAAACAATACACAACGAACCCCAACCTTTGACATCAAAAGATGTGTTTTTCGCCCTAAAAGCAGCAGACAGGTACGGAAGGATGAGAAAAAACCTCACTTGA
- a CDS encoding TIM barrel protein, with translation MIKGIGTNVDTRRVNGSIKRLVSELEFFKSIGFDYVEIPAAGLDVIARGRIIRKRLERVKELLSNYNFRYTVHAPDVINLKIKTNPWHYQVMEATIEFAGEINAEVVVYHYGEVDHSIDVPERVQRKTEIVALRELADLAKEKGVVIGVENVGHPVSEVLKLVRAVNHPNVKLVIDVGHLFIVSNYTGIDFYDELKKGLPYAVELHLSDNFGESPQTYQKIPDVEAFRFVYGIGDLHLPIGEGDIPYNKVFRIIRESGFDGIVILEINSMDRFADEYADSLNLLRRRLILAADNNKTKKRRKVK, from the coding sequence ATGATAAAGGGAATAGGAACCAACGTGGATACAAGGAGGGTAAACGGTTCAATAAAAAGACTGGTGAGCGAACTCGAGTTTTTCAAAAGCATAGGATTCGATTATGTGGAGATTCCAGCTGCTGGCCTCGATGTGATAGCACGGGGCAGGATCATTAGGAAAAGGCTTGAGCGAGTGAAAGAACTTCTTTCCAACTACAATTTCCGATACACGGTTCATGCTCCCGATGTGATAAATCTGAAGATAAAAACCAATCCCTGGCACTACCAGGTTATGGAAGCCACAATAGAATTCGCCGGTGAGATAAATGCGGAAGTGGTGGTTTACCATTACGGAGAAGTGGATCATTCGATAGATGTTCCCGAGAGAGTTCAAAGAAAGACTGAAATCGTGGCTCTCCGTGAATTGGCGGATCTTGCAAAAGAGAAGGGTGTTGTCATAGGCGTTGAAAATGTTGGTCATCCAGTTTCTGAGGTGTTGAAGCTTGTAAGAGCGGTGAATCATCCAAACGTGAAGCTCGTCATAGATGTGGGTCATTTGTTTATAGTTTCAAACTACACCGGTATAGATTTCTACGATGAGTTGAAGAAGGGCCTTCCATATGCAGTTGAACTGCATCTCAGCGATAACTTCGGGGAGTCTCCGCAGACTTATCAAAAAATACCGGATGTAGAAGCCTTTCGTTTCGTCTATGGAATAGGAGATCTTCACCTTCCCATTGGAGAAGGAGATATTCCGTACAACAAGGTCTTCAGGATAATCAGAGAGTCTGGTTTCGATGGTATCGTAATTTTAGAAATAAATTCCATGGACAGATTCGCTGATGAGTATGCGGACTCCCTCAACCTTCTGAGAAGGCGTCTGATTCTTGCAGCAGACAACAACAAGACTAAAAAAAGAAGAAAGGTCAAGTGA
- a CDS encoding ABC transporter ATP-binding protein: MPSIRVVNLKKYFGKVKAVDGVSFEVKDGEFVALLGPSGCGKTTTLLTLAGIYRPTAGEIYFDDVLVNDIPPKYREVGMVFQNYALYPHMTVFENIAFPLKARKLPKDEIEKRVLEIARKLLIDNLLDRKPSQLSGGQQQRVALARALVKQPKVLLFDEPLSNLDANLRMIMRAEIKHLQQELGITSVYVTHDQAEAMTMASRIAVFNQGKLVQYGTPDEVYDSPKNMFVASFIGNPPTNFLRDFSVSVENKQTILKRDDVIIKLPEPVDVKLKEVVVGIRPEHCRISCERVENSIPGVVYVVEPLGRDIIVNVKTEKGEIIKVFGDTGKAPQPGENVFLVPDLGRIHLFNPETEETIL, encoded by the coding sequence ATGCCCAGTATCAGGGTTGTGAATCTGAAAAAGTACTTCGGAAAAGTGAAAGCAGTAGATGGCGTGAGCTTCGAGGTGAAGGATGGAGAGTTCGTGGCGCTGCTTGGTCCATCCGGTTGCGGCAAAACCACCACTCTCTTGACGCTCGCGGGTATTTACAGACCCACCGCGGGAGAGATCTACTTCGATGACGTGCTGGTCAACGATATCCCTCCGAAGTACAGAGAGGTGGGGATGGTCTTTCAGAACTACGCGCTCTATCCACACATGACCGTCTTCGAAAACATCGCCTTCCCCCTGAAAGCGAGAAAACTCCCGAAGGATGAAATAGAAAAGAGGGTCTTGGAGATCGCCAGGAAACTCCTCATCGACAACCTTCTCGATCGAAAGCCGTCACAGCTTTCCGGAGGACAACAGCAAAGAGTGGCGCTCGCAAGGGCTCTGGTGAAACAACCAAAGGTGCTCCTTTTTGATGAACCGCTGTCAAACCTGGATGCAAACCTCAGGATGATCATGCGGGCGGAAATAAAACACCTTCAGCAGGAACTTGGAATCACCTCTGTTTACGTCACACACGATCAAGCTGAGGCGATGACGATGGCTTCAAGAATCGCTGTTTTCAATCAGGGGAAACTCGTTCAGTATGGAACACCCGATGAGGTTTATGACTCTCCAAAGAACATGTTTGTCGCTTCGTTCATAGGGAATCCTCCAACGAACTTCCTGAGGGATTTCTCTGTCTCCGTGGAAAACAAACAAACAATTTTGAAAAGAGACGATGTCATCATTAAACTGCCAGAGCCAGTTGATGTAAAATTGAAGGAAGTCGTTGTCGGCATTAGACCTGAGCACTGCAGGATTTCCTGCGAGCGTGTGGAAAACTCAATTCCCGGTGTTGTCTATGTTGTAGAACCATTGGGAAGGGATATAATAGTGAACGTGAAAACGGAGAAAGGAGAGATAATAAAGGTCTTCGGCGACACTGGAAAAGCTCCACAACCGGGTGAGAATGTATTTCTGGTTCCTGATCTCGGGAGGATTCATCTGTTTAATCCAGAAACGGAGGAAACGATTCTGTAA
- a CDS encoding carbohydrate ABC transporter permease has protein sequence MMKLSFWQKNSEKIRNFVIILVLFLITSPILVGYVWLILRSFSEDLVNGFVPTKLTLKNWRFLWQEIKGYPNIWQTTLNTALLALGVMGIEVLITSLGGYALSRYDFPGRSSMMKFILALHAFPAISLMTAVFYLLWTLRLLDTLWGVILLKASLEVPWGTWIMKGFYDGIPWELEWAGLVDGYSRFEVWRKILLPLVKPGIAVTAIFAFLSGWSEFVFVNTFIFSQNLWTLSKYVKGFIGDYRFADYGLVTAVGLFYMIPTIIFFFFVSKHMIKLTIGGVKG, from the coding sequence ATGATGAAACTCTCGTTCTGGCAAAAAAATTCGGAAAAAATCAGAAATTTTGTGATAATCCTCGTGCTTTTTCTCATAACCTCACCGATTCTGGTGGGGTACGTCTGGCTCATTCTGAGATCTTTCAGCGAGGATCTGGTGAACGGCTTTGTCCCCACGAAGCTCACCCTGAAAAACTGGAGATTCCTCTGGCAGGAGATCAAGGGATATCCGAACATCTGGCAAACCACGCTGAACACCGCTCTGCTAGCACTCGGTGTGATGGGAATTGAGGTGTTGATCACAAGCCTTGGTGGGTATGCACTCTCAAGGTACGATTTTCCTGGAAGGTCCTCTATGATGAAGTTCATTCTTGCACTTCATGCTTTTCCGGCAATATCTCTCATGACAGCTGTGTTTTACCTCCTCTGGACGCTTAGACTGCTGGATACCCTCTGGGGAGTGATACTCCTCAAAGCCTCTCTGGAAGTGCCGTGGGGCACCTGGATTATGAAGGGGTTTTACGATGGTATTCCCTGGGAACTCGAGTGGGCAGGCCTTGTTGATGGCTACAGCAGATTCGAGGTGTGGAGAAAGATTCTTCTTCCACTTGTAAAACCAGGGATCGCCGTTACGGCCATCTTTGCTTTCCTTTCCGGATGGTCTGAATTCGTTTTCGTGAACACGTTCATCTTCTCGCAGAACCTGTGGACACTCTCAAAGTACGTAAAAGGGTTCATCGGAGACTACAGATTCGCAGACTACGGGCTTGTGACTGCCGTGGGATTGTTCTACATGATACCAACGATCATCTTTTTCTTCTTCGTCAGCAAGCACATGATAAAACTGACCATTGGGGGAGTGAAAGGATAA